The following proteins come from a genomic window of Cryptosporangium minutisporangium:
- a CDS encoding DUF6584 family protein — MPRDVTLARARAELASGSVPMATQRLRGLAGTFPLDLEIRAQLAEAYRAQGNLVQAGRWAYLSDHRDATETAAFERATPDPRERMRVLGWPADEEAASTPTAVQRLTALRAAAEERHGAPVRYSDLCWSGNGAEGEDSGGWLEALGCAAVAGLLVIVVGLFLLGTLHGAWIVARWLF, encoded by the coding sequence GTGCCACGGGATGTCACGCTCGCGCGGGCCCGGGCGGAGCTGGCGTCCGGTTCGGTTCCGATGGCGACGCAGCGGCTCCGAGGGCTGGCGGGCACGTTCCCGCTGGACCTGGAGATCCGCGCCCAGCTCGCCGAGGCTTACCGGGCGCAGGGCAATCTGGTGCAGGCGGGTCGCTGGGCGTACCTCTCCGACCACCGCGACGCGACGGAGACCGCCGCGTTCGAGCGCGCGACACCGGATCCACGCGAACGGATGCGGGTGCTCGGGTGGCCGGCCGACGAGGAGGCCGCGTCGACCCCCACGGCGGTTCAGCGGCTGACCGCACTGCGCGCGGCCGCCGAGGAGCGGCACGGAGCCCCGGTGCGCTACTCCGACCTCTGCTGGAGCGGGAACGGCGCGGAGGGCGAGGACTCGGGGGGTTGGCTGGAGGCGCTCGGCTGCGCGGCGGTGGCCGGGTTGCTGGTGATCGTGGTCGGACTGTTCCTGCTCGGCACGCTCCACGGAGCGTGGATCGTGGCGCGCTGGCTGTTCTAG
- the tsaA gene encoding tRNA (N6-threonylcarbamoyladenosine(37)-N6)-methyltransferase TrmO: MTYEIRPIGVIESPLVDPASAPKQGVEGGPEAWLTFEPAMADGLRDLAVGDEVFVLTWLHLADRSVLAVHPRDDPRIPLTGVFSTRSSDRPNPIGLHRVRVLAVDGLRVRVADLEAVDGTPIVDLKPVLDAAR; the protein is encoded by the coding sequence ATGACCTACGAGATTCGTCCGATCGGAGTCATCGAGTCGCCGCTGGTGGATCCGGCGAGCGCACCGAAGCAGGGCGTGGAGGGCGGCCCCGAAGCATGGCTGACGTTCGAGCCCGCGATGGCCGACGGTCTCCGCGATCTGGCGGTGGGCGACGAGGTGTTCGTCCTGACCTGGCTGCACCTCGCCGACCGATCGGTACTGGCCGTGCATCCGCGTGACGACCCGCGGATCCCGCTGACCGGCGTCTTCAGTACCCGCTCCTCCGACCGGCCCAACCCGATCGGCCTGCACCGCGTCCGGGTACTCGCGGTCGACGGGCTCCGGGTGCGGGTAGCCGATCTCGAGGCCGTCGACGGCACCCCGATCGTCGACCTGAAACCGGTCCTGGACGCGGCGCGCTAG